The following are encoded in a window of Megalops cyprinoides isolate fMegCyp1 chromosome 16, fMegCyp1.pri, whole genome shotgun sequence genomic DNA:
- the slc25a48 gene encoding solute carrier family 25 member 48 isoform X2, protein MGHSRTDTKGASSVVVGHPLDTVKTRLQAGKGYKNTLHCVLMIYQKESVSGFFKGLSFPLASITLYNSVVFGFFSNTQRIINKLRYGDGRHPSGMLDLTLASMMTGFVSVGLGAPVDLVKIRLQMQTQTLLAENLHLAGNLPLRSVGIQGQTVYRGPIHCIGNILQSEGLPGLYRGAGAMMLRDVPGYTLYFIPYTLLCDWLNPDRNSSPHPCSIWLAGGLAGSISWVTATPADVVKSRLQADALHQRKYKGILHCIVKSYKTEGIHVFFRGATVNAVRGFPMSATMFLGYELSLKFFRSL, encoded by the exons GGGCATCCAGTGTTGTTGTGGGGCATCCTCTAGACACAGTTAAG ACTCGTTTACAAGCTGGAAAAGGATACAAAAACACCCTTCACTGTGTCCTCATGATATACCAGAAAGAGAGT GTTTCTGGGTTTTTCAAAGGCCTTTCCTTCCCTTTGGCCAGCATTACTCTTTATAACTCGGTGGTGTTTGGCTTCTTCAGCAACACACAGAGGATCATTAACAAGCTTCGCTATGGTGATGGCCGACACCCCTCTGGCATGCTGGACCTCACTCTAGCCAGCATGATGACAGGGTTTGTTTCGGTAGGCCTGGGTGCCCCAGTTGACTTAGTGAAAATCCGGCTGCAGATGCAGACTCAGACGCTTCTTGCAG AGAACCTGCACCTCGCTGGGAATCTTCCACTTCGTTCGGTGGGGATCCAGGGACAGACTGTCTATAGGGGACCGATTCACTGCATTGGCAACATCCTGCAGAGTGAGGGCCTTCCAGGACTGTACCGAGGGGCAGGGGCTATGATGCTGCGGGACGTCCCGGGGTACACCCTTTACTTTATCCCTTAcaccctgctctgtgattggctgaaccCGGACAGGAACTCCTCCCCTCATCCCTGTTCTATATGGCTGGCTGGCGGATTGGCAG GGTCCATCTCCTGGGTCACAGCAACCCCAGCTGACGTGGTGAAGAGCCGCCTACAGGCTGACGCCCTCCACCAGAGAAAGTACAAGGGGATCCTCCACTGCATAGTGAAGAGTTATAAGACAGAGGGTATACAT gtcttCTTTCGTGGGGCAACAGTTAACGCCGTCCGTGGATTTCCCATGAGTGCTACCATGTTCTTGGGTTATGAACTCTCCCTGAAGTTTTTCAGGAGCCTGTAG
- the slc25a48 gene encoding solute carrier family 25 member 48 isoform X1: protein MNCFHIDDFIAGWIGGASSVVVGHPLDTVKTRLQAGKGYKNTLHCVLMIYQKESVSGFFKGLSFPLASITLYNSVVFGFFSNTQRIINKLRYGDGRHPSGMLDLTLASMMTGFVSVGLGAPVDLVKIRLQMQTQTLLAENLHLAGNLPLRSVGIQGQTVYRGPIHCIGNILQSEGLPGLYRGAGAMMLRDVPGYTLYFIPYTLLCDWLNPDRNSSPHPCSIWLAGGLAGSISWVTATPADVVKSRLQADALHQRKYKGILHCIVKSYKTEGIHVFFRGATVNAVRGFPMSATMFLGYELSLKFFRSL, encoded by the exons ATGAATTGCTTCCATATAGACGATTTTATAGCTGGATGGATAGGCG GGGCATCCAGTGTTGTTGTGGGGCATCCTCTAGACACAGTTAAG ACTCGTTTACAAGCTGGAAAAGGATACAAAAACACCCTTCACTGTGTCCTCATGATATACCAGAAAGAGAGT GTTTCTGGGTTTTTCAAAGGCCTTTCCTTCCCTTTGGCCAGCATTACTCTTTATAACTCGGTGGTGTTTGGCTTCTTCAGCAACACACAGAGGATCATTAACAAGCTTCGCTATGGTGATGGCCGACACCCCTCTGGCATGCTGGACCTCACTCTAGCCAGCATGATGACAGGGTTTGTTTCGGTAGGCCTGGGTGCCCCAGTTGACTTAGTGAAAATCCGGCTGCAGATGCAGACTCAGACGCTTCTTGCAG AGAACCTGCACCTCGCTGGGAATCTTCCACTTCGTTCGGTGGGGATCCAGGGACAGACTGTCTATAGGGGACCGATTCACTGCATTGGCAACATCCTGCAGAGTGAGGGCCTTCCAGGACTGTACCGAGGGGCAGGGGCTATGATGCTGCGGGACGTCCCGGGGTACACCCTTTACTTTATCCCTTAcaccctgctctgtgattggctgaaccCGGACAGGAACTCCTCCCCTCATCCCTGTTCTATATGGCTGGCTGGCGGATTGGCAG GGTCCATCTCCTGGGTCACAGCAACCCCAGCTGACGTGGTGAAGAGCCGCCTACAGGCTGACGCCCTCCACCAGAGAAAGTACAAGGGGATCCTCCACTGCATAGTGAAGAGTTATAAGACAGAGGGTATACAT gtcttCTTTCGTGGGGCAACAGTTAACGCCGTCCGTGGATTTCCCATGAGTGCTACCATGTTCTTGGGTTATGAACTCTCCCTGAAGTTTTTCAGGAGCCTGTAG
- the slc25a48 gene encoding solute carrier family 25 member 48 isoform X4 encodes MIYQKESVSGFFKGLSFPLASITLYNSVVFGFFSNTQRIINKLRYGDGRHPSGMLDLTLASMMTGFVSVGLGAPVDLVKIRLQMQTQTLLAENLHLAGNLPLRSVGIQGQTVYRGPIHCIGNILQSEGLPGLYRGAGAMMLRDVPGYTLYFIPYTLLCDWLNPDRNSSPHPCSIWLAGGLAGSISWVTATPADVVKSRLQADALHQRKYKGILHCIVKSYKTEGIHVFFRGATVNAVRGFPMSATMFLGYELSLKFFRSL; translated from the exons ATGATATACCAGAAAGAGAGT GTTTCTGGGTTTTTCAAAGGCCTTTCCTTCCCTTTGGCCAGCATTACTCTTTATAACTCGGTGGTGTTTGGCTTCTTCAGCAACACACAGAGGATCATTAACAAGCTTCGCTATGGTGATGGCCGACACCCCTCTGGCATGCTGGACCTCACTCTAGCCAGCATGATGACAGGGTTTGTTTCGGTAGGCCTGGGTGCCCCAGTTGACTTAGTGAAAATCCGGCTGCAGATGCAGACTCAGACGCTTCTTGCAG AGAACCTGCACCTCGCTGGGAATCTTCCACTTCGTTCGGTGGGGATCCAGGGACAGACTGTCTATAGGGGACCGATTCACTGCATTGGCAACATCCTGCAGAGTGAGGGCCTTCCAGGACTGTACCGAGGGGCAGGGGCTATGATGCTGCGGGACGTCCCGGGGTACACCCTTTACTTTATCCCTTAcaccctgctctgtgattggctgaaccCGGACAGGAACTCCTCCCCTCATCCCTGTTCTATATGGCTGGCTGGCGGATTGGCAG GGTCCATCTCCTGGGTCACAGCAACCCCAGCTGACGTGGTGAAGAGCCGCCTACAGGCTGACGCCCTCCACCAGAGAAAGTACAAGGGGATCCTCCACTGCATAGTGAAGAGTTATAAGACAGAGGGTATACAT gtcttCTTTCGTGGGGCAACAGTTAACGCCGTCCGTGGATTTCCCATGAGTGCTACCATGTTCTTGGGTTATGAACTCTCCCTGAAGTTTTTCAGGAGCCTGTAG
- the slc25a48 gene encoding solute carrier family 25 member 48 isoform X3, with amino-acid sequence MLKQNREPKQGKTWVIQGQTQKTRLQAGKGYKNTLHCVLMIYQKESVSGFFKGLSFPLASITLYNSVVFGFFSNTQRIINKLRYGDGRHPSGMLDLTLASMMTGFVSVGLGAPVDLVKIRLQMQTQTLLAENLHLAGNLPLRSVGIQGQTVYRGPIHCIGNILQSEGLPGLYRGAGAMMLRDVPGYTLYFIPYTLLCDWLNPDRNSSPHPCSIWLAGGLAGSISWVTATPADVVKSRLQADALHQRKYKGILHCIVKSYKTEGIHVFFRGATVNAVRGFPMSATMFLGYELSLKFFRSL; translated from the exons ACTCGTTTACAAGCTGGAAAAGGATACAAAAACACCCTTCACTGTGTCCTCATGATATACCAGAAAGAGAGT GTTTCTGGGTTTTTCAAAGGCCTTTCCTTCCCTTTGGCCAGCATTACTCTTTATAACTCGGTGGTGTTTGGCTTCTTCAGCAACACACAGAGGATCATTAACAAGCTTCGCTATGGTGATGGCCGACACCCCTCTGGCATGCTGGACCTCACTCTAGCCAGCATGATGACAGGGTTTGTTTCGGTAGGCCTGGGTGCCCCAGTTGACTTAGTGAAAATCCGGCTGCAGATGCAGACTCAGACGCTTCTTGCAG AGAACCTGCACCTCGCTGGGAATCTTCCACTTCGTTCGGTGGGGATCCAGGGACAGACTGTCTATAGGGGACCGATTCACTGCATTGGCAACATCCTGCAGAGTGAGGGCCTTCCAGGACTGTACCGAGGGGCAGGGGCTATGATGCTGCGGGACGTCCCGGGGTACACCCTTTACTTTATCCCTTAcaccctgctctgtgattggctgaaccCGGACAGGAACTCCTCCCCTCATCCCTGTTCTATATGGCTGGCTGGCGGATTGGCAG GGTCCATCTCCTGGGTCACAGCAACCCCAGCTGACGTGGTGAAGAGCCGCCTACAGGCTGACGCCCTCCACCAGAGAAAGTACAAGGGGATCCTCCACTGCATAGTGAAGAGTTATAAGACAGAGGGTATACAT gtcttCTTTCGTGGGGCAACAGTTAACGCCGTCCGTGGATTTCCCATGAGTGCTACCATGTTCTTGGGTTATGAACTCTCCCTGAAGTTTTTCAGGAGCCTGTAG